Genomic segment of Octadecabacter arcticus 238:
TGTTGGAAAACAACGGCGCGAGGGACGCACCAAGGGCCGGATGGGTCACCATATGGGTCGGCCCACCATTGCGATGGGTCCAATCGGCGTTGGTCACAGCAGCGGGCAATGAAATCGGGCGGGCTTGGTTCACGAAGGCGGCGACATCTGTCGCTCCGCCCCGAATATCTAGCCGCTCACCCGTGAGGATGATGTCTTGTTCTCCGCAGGCCGCGAGTGCCGTCGTAAGCGCCAGAGCCACCAGTGTCGGTCTTTTGAAGACTGTCAATATTCTGCCTGTCACGTCGTTCCCCTTTTCGGGCCCCTTAGCGGGTGTCTTAATTGTCCTGCGCATCTGTGGCAGCAATATCACCCACAAGTGCTTCAATGTCACCGCCCAAGGCTACAATCATACTGAACGCCCGCTCACGCAAGCCCCGCGTCGCTTCGGCGTCTTGGGCAAGGGCGACAAACTGCGTCACCGCAGTTTCAATATCTCCAGCTTCAACGCTGATCAACGCGAGCTGCTCTTGCGCCAGTACACGGAACGGCCCACCGGCCATGGCCAAGCCTGCCAGCAGCGCGCGGCGATCTTCAATCGACAGTGTATCGCCTTGAACCATAACGGATTTCAGCACAGCAAGGTCGCGGTAGACTTGCGGCGCATCAGCGTCCAGCGCCACCGCCTCAAGTGCGCCAACGGCCCCCGCGATGTCGTCGGTTTCGGTCAAATTCGCCGCCGTTAACAAACCTGTGATCGCAGCCGCAGGGCCGCTTACGTCAATCGCCTGCAAAGCTGCAGCGCGCCCCTCGTCATCGTCAATTTCCAGTGCCGCAAGGATTTCATCACCCACCGCCTGCGCCGCGCCTGTCGTTTGCGCCTTGCGAAACTCCGAATATGCGGTGCCGCCAACGATCAGCAAAACAGCCAAGACGGCGATCCAACCATACTTACGCATATAGCCGAACAGCTTGTCCTTGCGGACCTCTTCAGTGACTTCATCGATGAAGGATTCAGAATTGCTCATTTTGCCCTCGCGCAGTTTCCCGCCCCTCTTATCGCGAAGGGGCAAGCAGGGACAAGACCCGCGCGGTCACACATTGGAAATGGGCCGTGAAATTACCCCGAAAATCATGCCATTCCCGGTGAATACTCCAAAGTAACAACCTTTAACATTTCCGCCTTGCTGACGCGGCACTTTCTCTTTAATCTGAACTGGTCGGTTTAGCGTAATAACTAGTAGATTCGATGACATCCCTCTGATCCCACACTGCGAGACTTAATTTATGCGACTAATGCCCCTATTCACTGCCATCGTCGTGTCGATCGCACTTTACGCCCTCGTGTTTGAGAGGGAATCGTTGCTGGCCTTTGCCCAAGTCGAGCCGGGCGTCGAAGAAACAATTGAAGACGACGTCACACTTAACCCGATCAGTGTCGTTGCCATGACATCACAAGCCGTCACCGTGGACAGCGCAGTTATCATGCGCGGGCGCACTGAAGCTGCGCGGCAAGTGACCGTCGCATCCGAAATCTCGGGCCTTGTGATATCCGAACCGATCCGCAAAGGCGCATTTGTCGACGCTGGCGATCTGCTGTGCCAACTTGACCCCGGAACACTTGCAGCGCAATTGGCCGAAGGCCGCGCGCGTCTGGCAGAGGCGCAAGGTCGCGTTCCCGAAGCCCAAGCAACGGTCCTTGAAGCCTCAGCCCGCGTCCGCGAAGCCGAAATTAACGTCAACGTCGCACGCCGCCTGTCTGAAGACGGTTTTGCGTCTGAAACCCGTCTGATCAGTGCCGAAGCCGCACTAGAAGCCGCCAATGCGGGCGTGCAACGCGCCTCTAGCGAAGTGATATCAGCGCAAGCGGGCATTGAGGGTGCGCAAGCCACCGTCGCGGCAGATGAACGTGAAATTGAACGTTTGAACATCACCGCGCCCTTTGCTGGTTTGCTTGAAAGTGACACCAGCGAACTTGGCTCGCTCATGCAGCCCGGCGCGCCCTGCGCCACCATTATCCAGTTGGACCCGATTAAACTTGTGGGATTCGTGCCGGAAGCCAGCATCAGCCAGATCTCGGTTGGTGCCATGGCCGGTGCGCGCTTGACAACGGGGCAAGAGGTCGTGGGCCAAGTGACGTTCCTGTCGCGCTCAGCAGATGAGCAGACCCGCACATTCCGCGTCGAAGTTCGGGTGCCGAACGCGGATCAGCG
This window contains:
- a CDS encoding efflux RND transporter periplasmic adaptor subunit, with product MRLMPLFTAIVVSIALYALVFERESLLAFAQVEPGVEETIEDDVTLNPISVVAMTSQAVTVDSAVIMRGRTEAARQVTVASEISGLVISEPIRKGAFVDAGDLLCQLDPGTLAAQLAEGRARLAEAQGRVPEAQATVLEASARVREAEINVNVARRLSEDGFASETRLISAEAALEAANAGVQRASSEVISAQAGIEGAQATVAADEREIERLNITAPFAGLLESDTSELGSLMQPGAPCATIIQLDPIKLVGFVPEASISQISVGAMAGARLTTGQEVVGQVTFLSRSADEQTRTFRVEVRVPNADQRIGDGQTAEIIVASDGRMAHLLPASSLTLDNDGAIGIRAIVTQDGSDIDIARFMPVGIMRDTIDGIWVTGLPDTVVVIVVGQEYVTDGVPVIATMQQETDG